GATTTATATCAATGGTAAAAAAACCACGATATATGAGCCGTTTTTGGAGCAGGTAAGCATAGGTAGTGCCAAGCGCAAAATCGACTTTTTGCAAATCCTGCGACAAGCCAAGCTACAAAAAGACGGCAAATATCATAGTGTGTATGAGGATATAGACTACGCGCTTACACTGCAGGGTGGCAAGCCACAAAAGCTAGAATTTAGCGATGAATTTGACAATGCTGTGGAAATCGTATTTGAGCGAGTGCGGATAAATGAGGCGATTGATGATAAAGAGTTTGACTTTGCTATCCCACCAAATGTGGATATTATCAGGCAGTAGAATCTAAAACAGATTTTTGTATCAAAAAAGTTTGACAATAAAAAAAGACTAGTTTTTATGGCATTTTGTTTTTTTTGCTATGTATGCCTTCTGTAAGGCTTTTAAAAATAGTAAGCCAACTTCCATTTACTACTATGCAACCAATGCCGGCTAGACCACCATATGTAAATGCTCTAATCAATCTCCCATTTGAATCGTATTCGTATTTGATTTTTCCTTTTATCTGTTTGATATCACCCAATATTACTCTAGTTATGGTATGAGATAAACGATTTCCATCGTAATGGTGTTTTGCGTCAAACATTAAATCACCATCTGCAACACGGTATTCTTTTGATTCAACCAAGTTTTGCTCAGAATCATACGCGCATACGCTGAGTGTATCTGGATAATAGGAATCTCGAAAACTTGTGTACAGCCCTCGAATTATTTTCCCATTCTCATATTCATATTTGATTTTTTTTATTAGACTATTGTTTATGAAAAGATATTGATAAACTAAATTTCCGTATCTATTGTATTCGTATTTCTTTGCTGACCAACTTTTTCCTGCGCTTTCTA
This genomic stretch from Helicobacter macacae MIT 99-5501 harbors:
- the lolA gene encoding LolA-like outer membrane lipoprotein chaperone, whose protein sequence is MQGLKNYKHRQAKRFFQIFVGFFSLHFVAFGIALGFGEDIRTLKADFTQKTLSQENTLIYSGTLLAKAPAKAKWIYEKPTPKEIYINGKKTTIYEPFLEQVSIGSAKRKIDFLQILRQAKLQKDGKYHSVYEDIDYALTLQGGKPQKLEFSDEFDNAVEIVFERVRINEAIDDKEFDFAIPPNVDIIRQ